A single Acropora palmata chromosome 5, jaAcrPala1.3, whole genome shotgun sequence DNA region contains:
- the LOC141882395 gene encoding uncharacterized protein LOC141882395, protein MSGSSYLVVSSTVSVELSSFLSSSVSSEIESSSVVEEASENLQSSARSSAFPLSASSSVAIDQATLSSVGSLRLTSSEATLTLAIASSPVGRSSTSVVTSSSSEITYRSSALSPVSSSIVSSPVEVSISSILSSSLAISTPSSVAVSSSLAVSESTARLSSSVSFALQPSPSVESQVIVSSSLSRNSPSLLASSRSSLSLEPSRSVVRSISSVQDSSSVLDSRSFTIKSSLTSVSSSAAASSSIEIAESTSLLASATSLPAASNGATSESTVSSSLARRSSSSALASSSSSIFESTTLLPSVSSTIPSSPRVSSSSAIVASSLTLHGQSSEGVISSVAIGESTTKVTSASPVVIPSSGLSSQRLVSSSSGMSGSSYLVVSSTVSVELSSFLSSSVSSEIESSSRAPVWQ, encoded by the exons ATGAGTGGTTCGTCGTACCTGGTGGTCAGCTCGACTGTGTCGGTGGAGCTCAGTTCATTCTTATCGTCATCTGTGTCGTCTGAGATTGAGTCGTCCTCGGTAGTAGAGGAAGCATCGGAGAATCTACAAAGCTCAGCGAGAAGTAGTGCATTTCCTCTGTCAGCGAGCTCCAGTGTGGCAATAGATCAAGCCACTTTGTCTTCAGTAGGATCTTTGCGGTTGACATCGTCAGAAGCCACACTCACATTAGCAATTGCAAGTAGCCCTGTGGGAAGGAGTTCGACGTCCGTGGTGACGAGTTCGAGCTCGGAAATTACATATCGCAGTTCTGCATTGAGTCCAGTGTCCTCTTCGATTGTGTCATCCCCCGTGGAGGTATCGATTTCTAGCATTTTGTCCAGTAGCTTGGCGATAAGTACGCCATCATCAGTGGCAGTGAGCTCGTCTCTAGCAGTATCTGAGAGCACAGCGAGGTTGTCTTCTTCAGTGTCTTTTGCGTTACAGCCATCGCCTTCTGTTGAGTCACAAGTAATCGTCTCGAGCAGCTTGTCAAGGAACAGTCCGTCGTTGTTGGCATCGTCGAGGTCTAGTTTGTCACTGGAGCCAAGTAGGTCAGTTGTGCGGTCAATATCGTCGGTGCAAGACTCGTCGTCAGTATTGGATTCCCGATCATTTACTATAAAGAGCTCTTTGACTAGTGTCTCGTCCTCTGCAGCAGCGAGCTCAAGCATAGAAATAGCTGAGAGCACGTCTTTGTTGGCTTCAGCAACATCTTTACCAGCGGCATCTAATGGCGCCACATCTGAATCAACAGTCTCAAGCAGCCTGGCGAGACGTAGCTCGTCCTCAGCTTTAGCCAGCTCTAGCTCATCAATCTTTGAAAGTACGACCTTGTTGCCTTCAGTGTCATCGACAATTCCGTCATCTCCAAGAGTATCTTCAAGCAGTGCCATTGTTGCAAGTAGCTTAACACTACATGGTCAATCGTCTGAAGGTGTCATTTCGTCTGTGGCAATAGGTGAATCTACAACTAAAGTGACTTCAGCATCGCCTGTGGTAATTCCATCTTCTGGGCTGTCATCACAAAGATTAGTGTCAAGCAGCAGTGGAATGAGTGGTTCGTCGTACCTGGTGGTCAGCTCGACTGTGTCGGTGGAGCTCAGTTCATTCTTATCGTCATCTGTGTCGTCTGAGATTGAGTCGTCCTCG CGAGCTCCAGTGTGGCAATAG